aatagatggaagattgggtggcgcatctttttctttttgaaaaattttggttgCTAAATTTTTTAGGGGCCcatcccctcttatgtgtcatggcgtggaggagagagagtggggtccatacCCCATcttttttggctagagatccctttatgGGACTCCAAAACTACCTGACAAATATTCcatgatgcctcttgtacatgctttaAGAGGCTGATTAATTaccatttatatttgattttatttggcataaatcaaattaaaaagatagaagattcttatgagataaggatatacCTTTTTAAGATGATTGGGTTCTTTATATGTGTCAGGGtagtgtctatttaaagggaggactctagggtttcttgtgtggttgaatttttgatcaagaaaaatcctctctcccttctccacgcctcctttcctccctctcttccttttcatgcccaaaagttgggtgcctCTCTTCCACACGCCCAAAAGCAGAGTTGGTGACTTGGAGATtgtagatcgaggagaagaagaaagaaggctgcagatcaaagagttgatctcgcagttaagatcaaaggagttgatcaaagttcAAAGACTAAGATTCTTTTtgggaagaagaatcttctacgagGAGAAAGAAGTTCGAGAtcgatcccgatggatatccgtagaggccggatacatgtgcggctcaaccttctacaaatctgagatcatcaaaAGTGATGAATTTCTACCCGGAcaaagataatgagatctgatctcataattatttctaaattttagattattgatatatatttttttctgagtttggataggtttagatctgatcttttgcatgtggggttaaagagtttaacccattttattttcgctgcctgttttcaaagttttgaaatttacacatgctgcctatccgattttctaacactGTTTCCTCACCCACTACCTCCAAGTGCCCCTTTGTCATCTCCATGCATGCCCTAACCCCCTCCCTATCCTCCTTACGGTGAGCCATCTTCCTCTCCTCCATGTATCTGGTCTAATCATTTATGAGTATAGGGCCCTAACACTTGCCAAACGTCACAAGTATTGGGCCAACCTGGGCATCATCTACATGGTGGACACCATGATTACCTCGCCCTCGAGCTCTTGCTAGTGGATTGGTTGTGGGAGCGGTGGAGCGCTGAACGATGGGCTGATCTGATGGACCTATGGCTAGAGCACATGTTTGATTTGCCTTCATAGTTTTTTTTCTCTACTTGATGTCCTGCTACTGTTTGATGAAATGCCTTAGAATATGTTAGATGTTCAATTCTCATCTAGAGATTAATGGGGATGGTGGACATCTGCTTGATGTCCTTAGTCAGGTTGCAGCATGCTGGATGGTTTCGTAAGCAAGGTCCAGGCATCATATCTATAGTAACATATGCATTAAGGTTCTGAACTGATTAACAAGCATTCTTCTTGAAGTTGGTAATGCTGTTCTTTTGGATaagtttattttcttttttgtcGGGGCTACCTGCCACTACAATAGTTAGGATTTCCTGAGTGTTGACACACTTTAGGATGCTTGGAAATCACAAAGCACAGCATGGCACTCATTTGCACCCAAAGAACGTCACATCTTGCTGATGGTCAGCTGCCTATCTAGACGCTTACTGCAAGTTAAGGCACTTTTAGTCATGGTTTAAGGCAGTGTGAACTTCATGTGGTCTGTCAtgtcacttttatttttttattagtctaTATTGCACAGTTCACATTTTGTGACTAAGAAAATTAACGGTAGTCACTGTATTTTGGTTCAGTTGTTTGttgctattttcaaatatttgtttagGTTGAGATCTTGGATGCTGTAAGAGACCTTGACATTTTGATGTCGTGCCAGGTGACTGGGAAGCACTGCTTTATTGCTTTAAAAGCATGTTAGTCCCATAAAAGAAGTTGGATATctgatcttctttctttctttaatttttctATGTACTTATACCATAACTTTTATCTCTATTATAGGTCgattatagaaaatgaaaaatCAAGAGCCTCATTGTTCTTGTGGAAGTGGTAGGAGGAAgctttatatttcaaaaaagcaAGCAATTTATGAACGTTACTTTTGCCTTTGCTCTAATTGAAAAGTaagtacttaatttttttttttcttgcgaaAAGTGTTTTGAATTCATACACCATTACTCATGCGATGATTGTAATTCTTGCAGAACTATTCAGGAAGTTTTGTTTGGTTGGATGGCTATCGTGATCCGAAGATTAGTCGGTCCAATGACATAATACGATAAGATCGAAACAAGCACAACCAACTTTATGCAAAGTGGATGGTTATTGTTTGTTGTGGATGCAATGCATGCCTCATGTTGTTGTCAATGTTGCTGATCTTAATTTTACTTTTATGCATTCTACATGGATAGTAAAGATCTGTATGTGTGTAATCTACAGCCTCTAGTGGAGAGCATAGGTTCGGTTTGCTATACTACCTGCCATGCTACTATTTGATGAAATGGCTTTTGGAATTTGTTGGATGATGGTTTTAACTATCTGTATTTGGTATGCTCAGTTAACGGCTCTACCAACAAATATGATGTAGATTTGGTTGTGCTTAtctcttatttattttatattttgtttCTACTTTGAGCAAAGGAAGTGCAAGAGAGAGCATGGATCATAGCATATGTTTGACATCGATCTGGCCACACCCTATGTTAAATTACCAGTGTATTGGATCATAGCTAATTTCGTAAATATTATACTTGGCATGAGATGCATTTAATACATGCAGCCGTTGCTCAATGACAGCAACAAGGATGGTCAAGAAACAGAAACAATAGTTTTCAAGGTTAGGTACTCTGACTTGCAGTGGTAAATGGTGTAGCGTATCTCACCGAACCTCTAAAGGTAATTCCCTTACCCAAAGCAGCCTCAAGTAGCTGACCAGGAGTTTGCCTTGTAGAAAAAGCATGTGGATTTATCACAATATCAGGAACTATTCCTTGACAGGTGAATGGAAAATTTTTCTGAGACTCCAAGAAACCAACCACACCCTTCTGCCCATGCATACTGGAAAATTTATCTCCAAGATAGGGAGATCGAACCTGAAGTTATTTGATAAGGGAATGAACACAAATTGACTACTTGAAACTGAATAAGAACAAATCATCTAGGAATCATAAATAAAAGAATCACATTAATGTAACCAGTATTGCTTTGGTTTTAAATCTTCATGAACAAAGACAAAAATAGGAAGACAACTCAGCAAGAAAATACCTCACACATCTCGGTCAGAAAATACCCCAGGACAGCAATATTGCTTTCTGTTGGCAACCAATAAAACATGCATTAACACCATTGCAACACTGTAGGCCTATCATGAGGCCTCTCGTGACAGTAGCACAATCGTCAAGCTCAAAAAGTTAATCAAATTtgttatacaaaaattatttattacataaCAATTAAATATCGATCAAGCAATCCACACAAAGCTCAAAGCTTTCTTAGAACATAACATCAAGCACCAAATCCAGGCATCTTCATAAGATGCTCGCATCTCATAATCCTCTCAGCTGACCGTGAGCATTTGATATCAAAAGGAGCTGACCGTGAGCATCAAAAGGACAAGTTTTGTCTGGACATCAAAAGGGCCTGACCGTGAGCATTTGATAGGGTTGGGCAAAAATATAATCTTCTCATAATCTAGGCATAAAGAAACCTCATTGCTCATATCTTTTTTACCTGCAACCAAACATTATGCAGCAAAGAAGATGCTGCTGCATCTAAAACTTGGATTGTAAATGCAGCATCCACAACTGTTGAACCATGTCAGCAAAAAATCTAAGCCATGAGATCAAGGAAAACAGCTAACTTCACATTTGTCACCACTTCAAACTATGAAAAGTAACATGATCTCCATCGAGATGATCTTTAACATGGAATTTAAAATCATGAGATTAAATCTTTGTTGACTTTATCAATAGGTATCTTACTTTTCAAcgtaaaataatttttcataaattgatattataaatttatctATATTGAATgacaaaaaaaatcacaaaacTACATAATAGTATAAATTTAATAACAAAATCCTCTTCAAATAATAAATTATCTatagcaaaaaatttaaaaatatattataataaataatttattaaattataaatcaaaTTGACAAGTATACTTGAGCAATCTCTCAATTAAAATAGCTATCGTCACATCCCAAGAGCAATACAGAAATCTTAAAAGACCTTCGGTGGCAAAGATTTGAACAGCACCTGCATCAATTAAAAGAAACAACAATCTTGCATCATTAACTTTCAAATTGGTGAATTCACTATGATAAATCATTAATCTAGTTTACCAGACAGTTCTCCTGCTGAAGGGGGTGAAAGAACCTGGAAGGAGAACTGCTGCAACGTCGACCAGCACAAGGAAGAAGATGCTCGAACGCACTAGGTGAGAGGAGGGCGGCGGCAAAGGGAGGGTGCGCCGAATGAGAGGGGCCACGCCTGCCTGCGTCGGGGGGCCGGTCGGTGAGAGGGGGGGCGAAGAGGATAGCGCTGGGAGGAGGGGGCGAAGGGGAAATGCCTGTCTGCATTCGGAGAGGGCGATCGGTGAGAGGAGAGGGCGGCGATGCTGCCATCACAGAGAGACCGTAAGTATAGGGACACAGCGTAAGAAGTCCAGAGGTTTGGAGATGCTCGAATGCGACAGAGGGTGGCGATGCTGCCGCTGTGGGAAGGCCACCGCTGATAGGGGATGCTGTGACTGAAGGGAGGGGGGCGGCGAAGAGAGGTAGGGCACCAAAGGAACGGAGAATTAGCCTTAGCTAATCAACGGTTTGGATGTATTTTCATcttctataaaatatattaaaaaagcaCCGGAAGAGATTTCACCCATGAGGTGAAAAATTATGTTCATACTTGTACTATTGAtatgaagattttttttagaaaaaagaatAATTAGAAACCTCCCTACTCTAAATTTGGAAAGAGCAGAGATACTAGTATATACTAATTGATAGAAAGAGTAGAGGTACTGATATGTATTAATTGACTCCTAAGTACTGTAACGTTAGATCAATGTTTTGAATATGCCACCTTCCATACTCAAGCTTGGGATTTATACTCACTGAAACCTTGCATTGGACACATGATACACAATTTGAATCAACAAACACCAACTGAATGGTTTCAAATGAGCAATCATAAACATGCCATTTGAGCTAGGGAATTTCTATATCCTTCGTAGGTTAATACAAAATTAAACTTACACTCAAATTAGCCTAAAATAAGTGCATTTGGTTGTAAAATTAGCATTTTGCCTTTCTCCCATCAAGTACAGTTCTTGttttttattctcttttctttttttttttttggttaccgAAGTACAGTCTATTTAATTAGAACTGTCCGATCAAAATGTAATTTAGTGTGCATGATAGCTTGATACACTGGACAGCAATATTGCAACGTAAGATTGATCATAAGATATAAATAGTCAAATATATATAACTCTTTGAGTTTTTAACTGTACTTGTACACTAACGTGTTGCCACATTAATGtacaagaaaatttataaaattgttTATACGTACAAATTTTTCCCTATCAACATGAtggttgttttgttttgttctatCCAACCTGCACGGTCTGTCCATCACTCTACGGAAATTATTTGTATAGACATTCGGCCCAAATCTAAATTGATCTAGCATAGATTAAGTTGGAACAAAAACGGTACCAGACAATGCTCTCCCATATTTAAGGAAGATAAACAACATAGTTGATTGGATAGCCACGCATGCTGTTAATCACTGAGGCTCAGTTATCAAGCACTCAGTTTACTCTGTTCTCATCCAGTCATGAGACAGGCTGATTGCAGATGCTAGTGGCTGTACGTATCTTAGGACCTCATAATAATGCTGCATCATAcaaaaaaacata
Above is a genomic segment from Elaeis guineensis isolate ETL-2024a chromosome 1, EG11, whole genome shotgun sequence containing:
- the LOC105034655 gene encoding uncharacterized protein isoform X1, whose amino-acid sequence is MAASPPSPLTDRPLRMQTGISPSPPPPSAILFAPPLTDRPPDAGRRGPSHSAHPPFAAALLSPSAFEHLLPCAGRRCSSSPSRFFHPLQQENCLVLFKSLPPKLWMLHLQSKF
- the LOC105034655 gene encoding uncharacterized protein isoform X2; translation: MAASPPSPLTDRPLRMQTGISPSPPPPSAILFAPPLTDRPPDAGRRGPSHSAHPPFAAALLSPSAFEHLLPCAGRRCSSSPSRCCSNLCHRSCGCCIYNPSFRCSSIFFAA